Within the Agromyces ramosus genome, the region CGAGCAGGCGCTCCTGGTCGGGGGGCCCGCACTCATCGACGTGTCGCACTGGGCGAGCGAGTGGCTCTGGCTCGATGCCGCGGCCGCCGAGCTCCGCGTCGCCCATCCGGAGCTCGAGGTCGTCGTCAGCGACCTCCGCACCGACCCTTGGGACTTCCAGGTCGTGCAATGATGACTCACTCCACCCCGACCCCCACGAGGAGCACCACGTGAAGGCCAGCCCAGCCGAACAGCAGCAGCTACTGCGACTCCAATCGCTCGACACGAGGCTGCAGCAGATCGCGCACCGGCTCGGCAGCCTGCCGCAGGCGGCGCCGCTCGCGGAGCTCGCGCAGCGCGACACCGCGGTGCGCGGCAGCCGCGCTGAGGCCTTCGGCGCACTCGAAGACGCGCGAGCAGAGCTCAAGCGGCTCGAATCCGACGTCGCGGTGGTCGAAGCGCGCATCGCACGCGACGGCGATCGCCTGCAGCACACCTCGTCCGTGAAGGACGTCGCGGGGCTCGAGTCGGAGCTCGCCTCGCTCGCCAAGCGGCTCTCCGACCTCGAAGACCAGGAGCTCGTCGTCATGGAGCGGGTCGAGGAGGCCGAGGTGGCCGTGTCGAGCATCGACATGCAGCGCGCGGCCATCGCTTCCGAGGCCGCGAGCCTCGAGGCGGCACGCGACGAAGCGGCGGGCGGGCTCGCCGTCGAGCGCGAGCAGACCGAACGCGATCGCGGCGTCGTCGCCGGCGGCATCCCCGAGGCACTGCTCGCGTTCTACGAGCAGCGTCGAGTGCGCGGCGGGGGAGTGGGGGCGGCATTGCTCCAGGCGCGCACCTGTGGCGGCTGCGGAATGACGCTCACCGGCTCCGACCTCGACGTCGTGCGTCGCTCGGCGCCCGATGAGGTCGTGGCCTGTCCCGAGTGCGACCGCATCCTCGTGCGCACCGATGAGTCGGGCCTCTGACCTGCGCGCAGCCGCCGCGTGAAGCCGAACGTCAGGTTCTGACGGTAGTCTGAGAGGGCGAGCGGGTCGGCAAGACGGCCGCGTCATCCGAGCGATCGGATGCCGAGGAACGTCCGGGCTCCGCAGGGCAGGATGGTGGGTAACACCCACCCGGGGCAACCCGCGAGACAGTGCCACAGAAAGCAGACCGCCGCAGGCTTCGGCCCGCGGTAAGGGTGAAACGGTGGGGTAAGAGCCCACCAGCGGTCAGGGTGACCTGATCGGCTCGGTAAACCTCGTCCGGAGCAAGGTCAGACAGGGAACGATGGGGCTGCCCGTCCCGTTCCCGGGTAGGCCGCTGGAGGGTCACGGCAACGTGGCTCCGAGAGAGATGGCCGTCCAGCTGCGACACGCAAGGGTCGCGGTGAACAGAACCCGGCGTATCAGCTGACCCGCTCGCCTTCAAGACGGTCCGCAAGCGGGCCGTCTCGTCGACTCCTACCGCGTCGCGAGCGTCGCGGCACCCAGGATGCCCGCGTTGTTGCGGTGCACCGCGGGCACGATCGGCGTGCCCAGGTCGAGGAGCGGCAGGAACTCCTGGTGGTGCTTCGAGACCCCGCCGCCGACGACGAAGAGGTCGGGCGAGAAGAGGGCCTCGACGACCGAGAAGTAGCGCTGCAGCCGCGCGGCCCACTCGGTCCAGCTGAGCGACTCCCGCTCCATGGCCGAGTACGCCGCACGCGTCTCCGCGTTGACCCCGTCGATCTCGAGGTGCCCCAGCTCGGTGTTCGGCACGAGGATCCCGTCGTAGATGAACGCGGAGCCGATGCCCGTGCCGAGCGTCGCGAGGATCACGAGACCTTCTGCGCCGGCCGCGGCGCCGTATCGGGACTCGGCGTACCCCGCGGCATCCGCGTCGTTGATGAAGTGGATCTCGCGACCGAATCGCTTCTCGAACAGCGTCTCGGCGGGCAGGCCGATCCACTCGTGGGAGATGTTCGCCGCCGAGAGCGTGCGGCCGTGCTTCACGACCGCCGGGAAGCAGACGCCGAGGGGGAGTGCGGCACCCGATGCCTGATCGAGTTCGGCGAGCAGATCGTCGGTCGCCTCGAGGATGTCGGCCGGCCGGCCACCCTCGGGCGTGGCCACCTTCTTGCGGTCCGACACGAGCTTGCCGGTGGACAGGTCGACGACCGCCCCCTTGATTCCGGTGCCGCCGATGTCGATGCCGATCGCGAGGTCAGTGGCCATGCCGCCAGACTATCGCGAGCTCCACGGCCGTGATTCAGGCGACGGTCAGGATGTCGGCACCGCGCTCGGTGACGACGAGGGTGTGCTCGAACTGGGCCGTGAGCGCACGATCCCGTGTGACGACGGTCCAGTCGTCGGGCCAGAGATCCCATTCGATGGTGCCGAGCGTGAGCATCGGCTCGACGGTGAAGACCATCCCAGGCTCAAGCACGGTGTCGAAGTCGGCGTCGTCGTAGTGGGGGATGATGAGGCCCGAGTGGAAGGCGCGGCCCACGCCGTGACCGGTGTAGTCGCGAACGACGCCGTAGCCGAATCGCTTCGCGTAGGCCTCGATCGCACGTCCGATGACGTTCACCTGGCGGCCTGGGGCGACGGCACGGATGCCTCGTGCGAGGGCTTCTCGCGTACGCTCGACGAGGAGCCGCGCCTCCTCGGTCGCCGAGCCCACGAGGAACGTCTGGTTGAGGTCGCCGTGGAACCCGTCGAGGTAGGCGGTCACGTCGAGGTTCACGAGATCGCCGTCGTCGAGCACCGTGTCATCGGGGATGCCGTGGCAGACCACCTCGTTCACCGAGGTGCACGATGACTTCGGGAAGCCCCGGTAGCCGAGGGTCGACGGGTACGCGCCGTGCGCGATGACGTACTCGTGCACGATGCGGTCGAGTTCGTCGGTGGTCACGCCGGGTCGGATGGCCGCGGCCGCCGCGTCGATCGCACCCGCTGCGATGCGTCCGGCGGCGCGGATGCGCTGCACGTCATCGGGGGCGTACCAGTCGCCGCCAGAGTACGGGGCGGGACCGCGCCGGCCCACGTACTCGGGACGCGCGATGCCAGCGGGCACGGCGCGAATGGGCGACAGACGGCCGGGAATCAGGTGGCCGGAGGCATCCTTGGGCATAGGATCAGCCTATGGCCGAGGACGTCGAGCACATGTTCTGGTACAACCTGCACACCGGCGAGGTGGAGCAGGGATTCGAGTCGCCCTCAGTCGATCGGGTCGGTCCGTTCGAGACACGGGCGGAGGCCGAGCGGGCCCTCGAGATCCTGCGCGCGAACAGCGCGAAGTGGGCTGAAGAGGAAGCCGCCGAGGAGTAGCCGCTACTCGTAGCTGTGCTCGGCGTTCGGGTAGCTGCCCGACTCCACGTCGGCGCGCCATTCCTTCGCCGCCGAGCTGAGGATGCCCGAGAGATCGGCGTACTGCTTCACGAACTTGGGCACCCGACCGATCGTGAGTCCCGCCCAGTCGGTCCATACGAGCAGCTGCCCGTCGGTGTGCGGGCCCGCCCCCACGCTGATGGTGGGGATGTCGAGGAGTTCGGTCACCTGGCGGGCGGCGTCGGCCGGCACCATTTCGAGCACGACCGCGAACGCGCCCGCATCCTGCACCGCCTTGGCGTCGGCGAGCAGTTGCTTCACACCCTCACCGCGTCCTTGGATCACGTGCCCGCCGAGCCCGTGCTCGCTCTGCGGCGTGTAGCCGATGTGCCCCATGACCGGGATTCCGGCGCCGACGATGCGACGGATCTGCTTGTAGCTGCGCTCACCGCCTTCGAGCTTCACCGCGTGCGCACCGGTCTCCTTCATGAACCGCACGGCCGTGTGCAGTGCGTCTTCGGGGCCGTTCTCGTAGGAGCCGAAGGGCATGTCGGCGACGACGAACGCCCGCTTCACCGCGCCGGCGACGGCACGGGTGAGGGGGATCAGCTCGTCGACGGTGACGGGCAGCGTCGTCTCGTAGCCGAAGACGTTGTTGCCGGCAGAGTCGCCGACGAGGAGGAAGTCGATACCGGCCTCGTCGAAGATGCGGGCGGTGAGCATGTCGTAGCTCGTGAGCCCGGTGATCTTGATGCCCTCGCGCTTGGCGTTCTGGAAGTGCCGGGTGCGCACGCGCTTCGGCCCTCCGGTCGCGGCGGCGCCGCCATAGGGGTTCTGCTCGGCGCCGGTCGAGGTGTCGGATGCTGCGGTCTGGGGCTCGCCTGACATGGGGCAAGTCTGGCACACGCGGCATCCGGTCCCGGCCGTGCAGGCGCGCGCGAGCCAGTACGCTGAGAGATGCGAGAGAGGGTGTGGATGGATAAGCAGCGCGACTTCGTTCTTCGCACGATCGAGGAACGGGGGGTCAAGTTCGTCAGGCTCTGGTTCACCGATGTCGTGGGCACGCTGAAGTCGGTGGCCATCGCGCCGGCCGAGGTCGAGGGGGCGTTCACCGAGGGCATCGGGTTCGACGGCTCGGCCATCGAGGGACTCAGTCGCACGTTCGAGTCCGACCTGCTCGCCTTCCCCGATCCGACGACGTTCCAGACGCTCCCGTGGCGTGGCGATGTCGATCCGACCGGCCGAATGTTCTGCGACATCACGACGCCCGACGGCGAGCCGGCGGTGGCCGATCCCCGCAACGTGCTCAAGCGCACGCTCGAGCGTGCAGCCGACCGCGGGTTCACGTTCTACACGCACCCCGAGATCGAGTTCTACCTGCTGCGCTCGTCGAAGTACGGCGAAGAGGGCCCCGTGCCCGTCGACTCGGCCGGCTACTTCGACAACGTGCCGGGCGGCACGGCCCACGACTTCCGGCGGCGTTCGGTGCGCATGCTCGAAGACCTCGGCATCTCGGTGGAGTTCAGCCACCACGAGGCCGGTCCTGGTCAGAACGAGATCGACCTGCGCTACGCCGACGCGCTGACGACCGCCGACAACATCATGACGTTCCGCACCGTCGTGAAGGAGGTCGCGATCGAGCAGGGTGTGTATGCCACGTTCATGCCCAAGCCGTTCTCCGACTATCCCGGCTCCGGCATGCACACCCACCTCTCACTCTTCGAGGGTGACGCCAACGCGTTCTACGAGCCGGGGGCGCAGTACCAGCTCTCGAAGATCGGGCGCCAGTTCATCGCCGGGCTCCTCCGCCATTCGGCTGAGATCTCGGCAGTCACGAACCAGTTCGTGAACTCCTACAAGCGCCTGTGGGGCGGCGGTGAGGCGCCGAGCTTCGTCTGCTGGGGCCACAACAACCGCTCCGCCCTCGTGCGGGTGCCGCTCTACAAGCCGAACAAGGGCCAGAGTGCACGTGTCGAGTACCGCGCGATCGACTCAGCGGCGAACCCCTACCTCGCGTTCTCGCTGCTGCTCGCAGCCGGCCTCAAGGGCATCGAAGAGGGGTACGAGCTGCCTCCCGAGGCAGAAGACAACGTCTGGACCCTGAGCGACAGCGAGCGCCGCGCCCTCGGGTACAACCCGCTGCCTGCGAGCCTCGACCATGCGATCGAGTTCATGGAGGAGTCGGAGCTCGTCGCCGAGACGCTCGGCGAGCAGGTCTTCAACTACGTGCTCGCGAACAAGCGGGCCGAATGGCGCGACTACCGCTCGCAGGTCACGCCCTTCGAGCTGCAGCGCAACCTCGAGATCCTCTGATCCAGCAACGGATGTCCCGGCAGGCCCCAACCCTCGGCAGACTCGCTCGCGCGGGGTTCGACGACCTCGACGGGTCCTCCGTTGCGCTCGAAGCGCTGTCGGTCGCAACGGGCATCGAAACCGAGCGTCTGCTGACGACGTTCGCACATGCGGCCGATCCCGACGAGGCGCTCGCGGCGGTGCAGCGCCTCCACGACCGCGCGCCGGGGGAGGTCGCGGCGGCACTGGGCCACGACGCCTCGGCTGAGCGCTTGGCACGCCTCCTCGGCGCCTCCCGCGGGCTTGCCGAGTTCCTGCTGCGGCATCCGGCTGAACTCGGTGTCCTGCGGCAGGCGCCGACGGCACCTGCCACGGTCGACGAGGCGCGAACGGTGATGCTCGACGCCGTCAGCGAGGTGCCCGCATCCGCCGCCGATCTCGTCGATGCGGCGTCGACGGCGATCCGCGTGGCATACCGGCGACTCCTCACCGGCCTCGCCATCTACGACCTCACGCGCGCCGACGCGGTCGACGCCGTCGACGTGGTGGCCGCTGGCTTGGCCGATCTCGCCGGCGCCACCCTCAACGCGGCCGTGGCCGCCGCTCGGCGTGCCGTCTCGCGGGTCGAGGGCGAAGCGGCGGGCTTCGGCCGGTTCCCGGCTACCGAGGTCGCCGCCACCCGGCTGGCGATCATCGGCATGGGCAAGGCCGGTGCGCGCGAGCTCAACTACGTGAGCGACGTCGACGTGATCTTCGTCGCGGAATCGGCCGACGATGCGATCGTCTCGACACCGCGGGCGCTCGAGATCGCAACTCGGCTCGCGATGCTCACCATGCGCATCATCGGCGAAGCCGGCATCGAGCCTCCGCTCTGGGAGGTCGATCCGAACCTCCGGCCCGAAGGCAAGGACGGCGCGCTCGTGCGCACGCTCGAGTCGCACCTCCAGTACTACGACAGGTGGGCGAAGAGCTGGGAGTTCCAGGCCCTGCTCAAGGCGCGCCCGCTCGCCGGTGATACCGATCTCGGCGCGCGTTACGCGGCCGGCGTCGCCCCGAAGGTGTGGGCGAGCTCGAGTCGCGAGGGGTTCGTCGAGTCGGTGCAGCGCATGCGCGAGCGTGTCACGCAGCACATCCCGGCCGGCGAGCTCGACGTGCAGGTGAAGCTCGGCCCCGGGGGGCTCCGCGACATCGAGTTCACAGTGCAGCTCCTGCAGCTCGTCCACGGTGCCACCGACCCGTCCATCAGGCAGGGCGGCACCCTGCCCGCACTCGCCGCCCTCGCCGAGCACGGCTACGTGGGACGCGAGGAGGCGGCGGAGTTCTCACGCGACTACCGCATCCTGCGGGTGCTCGAGCACCGATTGCAACTCGATCGCCTGCGGCGAACCCACCTCATGCCCCGCGATGAGGGCAGTCTCAGGGTGCTCGCCCGATCGTCTGGTCTCGGCCGCAACGCCCGCGAGCTGACGGAGGTCTGGCAGTCGACGAGGCAGCGAGTGCGTGGCCTCCACGAACGCCTCTTCTACCGGCCGCTGCTCTCGGCGGTCGCCGCGCTGCCCGCTTCAGGCCTCGAGCTCACGAGCGCCCAGGCCGAGGCCCGGCTCGCCGCCATCGGGTTCCGCGATCCGCGCGGAGCGCTCGCGCACATCGGCGCCCTCACCGCCGGCGTCTCGCGACGGGCCACCATCCAGCGGCACCTCATGCCGGTGCTCATCTCGTGGTTCGCCGATGGTACTGATCCCGATTTCGGCCTGCTCTCGTTCCGCCGGCTCAGCGACACCCTCGGCACGACCCACTGGTACCTTCGACTCCTGCGCGACTCCTCCGACGCGGCGTTGCGGCTCACGCGCGTCCTCTCGGGGTCGAGGTTCGCCGCCGAGCTGCTCGAGCGGAGCCCAGAGGCGGTCGCGTGGCTCGAAGACGTCGACGAGCTGCGGCCGAGACCGCTGGCCTCGCTCGTCGACGAGACGCGCGCGGTGCTGCGTCGCCACGGTGAGCCCGACGAGGCGGCCAAGATCTTCCGTGCCATCCGTCGCCGCGAGGTGCTGCGCCTCGCGCTCTCCGCCATCCTCGACGTCTGCACGGTCGAGGAGCTCGGTCGCGGGCTCAGCGACGTCAACGAGAACCACATCGCCGCCCTCGTGGCGGCGATCCGTGGCGGCTCACCCGATGGCGTCGAGTTCGCGGTGATCGGCATGGGCCGATTCGGCGGCCGTGAGCTCGGCATCGGCTCCGACGCCGACATCATCTACGTCTACCGCGCGACGGATGCCGCGCCCGACGCCGCGCACAGTCGCGCGCTTCGCATCGTCTCCGAACTCGTGCGCCTCAGCGAAGACGCGCGGCTCCCGTTCGAGCTCGACGCCGACCTTCGGCCAGAGGGCCGCAATGGCGTCGTCGCACGCTCACTCGACGCCTATCGCGCCTACTACTCGCGCTGGTCGCTCACGTGGGAGGCGCAGGCCCTGCTGCGGGCCAGGGGAGTGGCCGGCGACGACGCGCTCATCCGCGACTTCACCGAGCTCGCCGACGGTGTTCGGTATCCGGCCGAGATCTCCGAGCGAGACATCCGCGAGGTGAAGCGCATCAAGGCGCGGGTCGAGAACGAACGACTGCCGCAGGGCGCCGACCCGACGCGTCACCTGAAGCTGGGGCGCGGCTCGCTGTCCGACGTCGAGTGGTTCGTGCAGCTCGTGCAGCTTCGCCACGGGGCGCGGGTGACCGCACTCCGCACCACGTCGACGCTCGACGCGCTGGCCGCCGCGGTCGAGCACGACCTCGTCGAGGCATCCGAGGCCGAAGTGCTCCGGGCGGCCTGGGTGTTCGCCTCGCGCGCCCGCTCGGCGCTCACCCTCTGGCTCGACCGCACCACCGATGTGCTGCCGGTCGAGCGTTCGCAGCTCGAAGGCGTCGCGCGCATCATGGGATACCCGCCCGGCTCGGCCACGCAGCTCGAACACGACTACCTGCAGGTCACCCGCCGGGCTCGCGCCGTCTTCGACCGCGGCTTCTACGGCATCGAGCCGCGCCGGGAGCCGACCACGACGTGATTCGGTGATCCCGATGCCGACGCGCTGACGGCGGCATCGCCCTCACCTGAAACGACGGATGGGCCCGCCCCGCCGAAGCGGAGCGAGCCCATCC harbors:
- a CDS encoding glutamine synthetase family protein; the protein is MDKQRDFVLRTIEERGVKFVRLWFTDVVGTLKSVAIAPAEVEGAFTEGIGFDGSAIEGLSRTFESDLLAFPDPTTFQTLPWRGDVDPTGRMFCDITTPDGEPAVADPRNVLKRTLERAADRGFTFYTHPEIEFYLLRSSKYGEEGPVPVDSAGYFDNVPGGTAHDFRRRSVRMLEDLGISVEFSHHEAGPGQNEIDLRYADALTTADNIMTFRTVVKEVAIEQGVYATFMPKPFSDYPGSGMHTHLSLFEGDANAFYEPGAQYQLSKIGRQFIAGLLRHSAEISAVTNQFVNSYKRLWGGGEAPSFVCWGHNNRSALVRVPLYKPNKGQSARVEYRAIDSAANPYLAFSLLLAAGLKGIEEGYELPPEAEDNVWTLSDSERRALGYNPLPASLDHAIEFMEESELVAETLGEQVFNYVLANKRAEWRDYRSQVTPFELQRNLEIL
- the panB gene encoding 3-methyl-2-oxobutanoate hydroxymethyltransferase; protein product: MSGEPQTAASDTSTGAEQNPYGGAAATGGPKRVRTRHFQNAKREGIKITGLTSYDMLTARIFDEAGIDFLLVGDSAGNNVFGYETTLPVTVDELIPLTRAVAGAVKRAFVVADMPFGSYENGPEDALHTAVRFMKETGAHAVKLEGGERSYKQIRRIVGAGIPVMGHIGYTPQSEHGLGGHVIQGRGEGVKQLLADAKAVQDAGAFAVVLEMVPADAARQVTELLDIPTISVGAGPHTDGQLLVWTDWAGLTIGRVPKFVKQYADLSGILSSAAKEWRADVESGSYPNAEHSYE
- a CDS encoding bifunctional [glutamine synthetase] adenylyltransferase/[glutamine synthetase]-adenylyl-L-tyrosine phosphorylase, with product MSRQAPTLGRLARAGFDDLDGSSVALEALSVATGIETERLLTTFAHAADPDEALAAVQRLHDRAPGEVAAALGHDASAERLARLLGASRGLAEFLLRHPAELGVLRQAPTAPATVDEARTVMLDAVSEVPASAADLVDAASTAIRVAYRRLLTGLAIYDLTRADAVDAVDVVAAGLADLAGATLNAAVAAARRAVSRVEGEAAGFGRFPATEVAATRLAIIGMGKAGARELNYVSDVDVIFVAESADDAIVSTPRALEIATRLAMLTMRIIGEAGIEPPLWEVDPNLRPEGKDGALVRTLESHLQYYDRWAKSWEFQALLKARPLAGDTDLGARYAAGVAPKVWASSSREGFVESVQRMRERVTQHIPAGELDVQVKLGPGGLRDIEFTVQLLQLVHGATDPSIRQGGTLPALAALAEHGYVGREEAAEFSRDYRILRVLEHRLQLDRLRRTHLMPRDEGSLRVLARSSGLGRNARELTEVWQSTRQRVRGLHERLFYRPLLSAVAALPASGLELTSAQAEARLAAIGFRDPRGALAHIGALTAGVSRRATIQRHLMPVLISWFADGTDPDFGLLSFRRLSDTLGTTHWYLRLLRDSSDAALRLTRVLSGSRFAAELLERSPEAVAWLEDVDELRPRPLASLVDETRAVLRRHGEPDEAAKIFRAIRRREVLRLALSAILDVCTVEELGRGLSDVNENHIAALVAAIRGGSPDGVEFAVIGMGRFGGRELGIGSDADIIYVYRATDAAPDAAHSRALRIVSELVRLSEDARLPFELDADLRPEGRNGVVARSLDAYRAYYSRWSLTWEAQALLRARGVAGDDALIRDFTELADGVRYPAEISERDIREVKRIKARVENERLPQGADPTRHLKLGRGSLSDVEWFVQLVQLRHGARVTALRTTSTLDALAAAVEHDLVEASEAEVLRAAWVFASRARSALTLWLDRTTDVLPVERSQLEGVARIMGYPPGSATQLEHDYLQVTRRARAVFDRGFYGIEPRREPTTT
- the ppgK gene encoding polyphosphate--glucose phosphotransferase, which encodes MATDLAIGIDIGGTGIKGAVVDLSTGKLVSDRKKVATPEGGRPADILEATDDLLAELDQASGAALPLGVCFPAVVKHGRTLSAANISHEWIGLPAETLFEKRFGREIHFINDADAAGYAESRYGAAAGAEGLVILATLGTGIGSAFIYDGILVPNTELGHLEIDGVNAETRAAYSAMERESLSWTEWAARLQRYFSVVEALFSPDLFVVGGGVSKHHQEFLPLLDLGTPIVPAVHRNNAGILGAATLATR
- a CDS encoding zinc ribbon domain-containing protein, producing MKASPAEQQQLLRLQSLDTRLQQIAHRLGSLPQAAPLAELAQRDTAVRGSRAEAFGALEDARAELKRLESDVAVVEARIARDGDRLQHTSSVKDVAGLESELASLAKRLSDLEDQELVVMERVEEAEVAVSSIDMQRAAIASEAASLEAARDEAAGGLAVEREQTERDRGVVAGGIPEALLAFYEQRRVRGGGVGAALLQARTCGGCGMTLTGSDLDVVRRSAPDEVVACPECDRILVRTDESGL
- a CDS encoding SPOR domain-containing protein, which gives rise to MAEDVEHMFWYNLHTGEVEQGFESPSVDRVGPFETRAEAERALEILRANSAKWAEEEAAEE
- the map gene encoding type I methionyl aminopeptidase, whose translation is MPKDASGHLIPGRLSPIRAVPAGIARPEYVGRRGPAPYSGGDWYAPDDVQRIRAAGRIAAGAIDAAAAAIRPGVTTDELDRIVHEYVIAHGAYPSTLGYRGFPKSSCTSVNEVVCHGIPDDTVLDDGDLVNLDVTAYLDGFHGDLNQTFLVGSATEEARLLVERTREALARGIRAVAPGRQVNVIGRAIEAYAKRFGYGVVRDYTGHGVGRAFHSGLIIPHYDDADFDTVLEPGMVFTVEPMLTLGTIEWDLWPDDWTVVTRDRALTAQFEHTLVVTERGADILTVA